One Clostridium estertheticum DNA segment encodes these proteins:
- a CDS encoding tyrosine-type recombinase/integrase, producing MAKIKLKNMRKSIDKTIDECHKEYLNYCVSIGQRDKTIESKIRFYRFVLPKIVDVSENIETLTKQKIENQVIYYRKNGYKGNTYKSFVIKTRAFLTFCFNGNYLQKFEVKIPRIDSDKKIIYTEDELNLLLKKPNLDECLVGDYKMFVTINFLFGTGCRSETLLNVKVEDINFTNDLILFTHMKTRRQITVPLSSTLKNVLKEYVTVMNLSGEDLLFSKLNKEKMCYDTLHQNMSNYFKNRNVKMRGVNTFRNTFATFFIKNHGDIYRLKVILGHSNIKTTEGYINLLPIDLNEDICKFNPLDVLNKKNLKIRLKISK from the coding sequence ATGGCTAAAATTAAGCTAAAAAACATGAGAAAAAGTATTGATAAAACAATTGATGAATGTCACAAAGAGTATTTAAATTATTGTGTTAGTATAGGTCAAAGGGATAAAACCATAGAAAGTAAAATAAGGTTTTACAGATTTGTATTACCTAAAATAGTAGATGTTTCAGAGAATATAGAAACACTTACTAAACAAAAAATAGAAAATCAAGTTATTTATTATAGGAAAAATGGATACAAAGGGAATACCTATAAAAGTTTTGTAATTAAGACTAGAGCATTTTTAACATTTTGTTTTAATGGTAATTATTTACAAAAGTTTGAAGTGAAAATTCCTCGTATTGATTCAGATAAAAAAATAATTTACACAGAAGATGAATTAAATTTATTGCTAAAGAAACCGAACCTAGATGAGTGTCTGGTTGGAGATTATAAAATGTTTGTAACAATTAATTTCTTATTTGGAACAGGTTGCCGTTCAGAAACTTTATTAAATGTTAAAGTAGAAGATATTAATTTTACGAACGACCTAATTTTATTTACGCATATGAAAACTAGGAGGCAGATTACAGTTCCACTTTCTTCTACATTAAAGAATGTTTTAAAAGAATATGTAACTGTAATGAATTTAAGTGGCGAAGATTTATTATTCTCGAAGCTGAATAAAGAAAAGATGTGCTATGATACTTTGCATCAAAATATGAGTAATTATTTTAAGAATAGAAATGTTAAAATGCGTGGTGTAAATACGTTCAGGAATACATTTGCTACTTTCTTCATAAAAAATCATGGCGACATTTATCGATTAAAAGTAATCCTAGGACATTCTAACATAAAAACAACTGAGGGATATATTAATCTCTTACCAATTGACCTTAACGAAGATATTTGTAAGTTTAATCCTTTAGATGTGCTAAATAAAAAGAATCTAAAGATTAGATTGAAAATAAGTAAATAA
- the istB gene encoding IS21-like element helper ATPase IstB has translation MNSDVLIKHYCKELRLGTSFYENYAEIQATDFGDFLAQILKREAENREVVRRNRNLKSAGFDVIKTFEDYIFKDIQVPQAIDIDDLKTGGFIDKLENLVLYGPVGTGKSHMATAVGVAACSRGKKVKFFRTAALVNQLSEAKAKGELKRFMHQIEKIDLLICDEWGYVPFEKEGSQLLFQVISECYEKRSVIITTNLEFSKWNGIFYDEKLTSAIIDRVVHHSHLLVFNGPSYRLTHSTMITQ, from the coding sequence ATGAACTCAGATGTATTAATAAAACATTACTGCAAAGAACTTAGACTAGGAACTAGTTTTTATGAAAACTATGCAGAAATTCAAGCAACAGATTTTGGGGACTTCTTAGCACAGATATTAAAACGTGAAGCTGAAAATAGAGAAGTAGTTAGAAGAAATAGAAACCTTAAATCAGCTGGATTTGATGTTATTAAAACCTTTGAGGATTATATTTTTAAAGATATTCAAGTCCCTCAAGCAATTGATATTGATGATTTAAAAACCGGAGGTTTTATTGATAAGCTAGAAAATCTAGTATTATATGGACCTGTTGGTACTGGTAAAAGCCACATGGCAACTGCAGTAGGAGTTGCCGCTTGCTCTAGAGGCAAAAAGGTAAAGTTCTTTCGAACAGCAGCACTAGTTAATCAATTGAGTGAAGCAAAAGCTAAAGGTGAATTAAAACGTTTTATGCATCAGATTGAGAAAATCGACCTACTTATTTGTGACGAATGGGGCTACGTGCCCTTTGAAAAAGAAGGATCTCAGTTACTATTTCAAGTAATCTCGGAATGTTATGAAAAACGAAGTGTAATTATCACCACTAACTTAGAATTCAGCAAATGGAATGGTATTTTTTACGACGAAAAGCTTACCAGCGCCATCATTGATAGAGTAGTTCATCACAGTCACTTATTAGTTTTTAATGGTCCAAGCTACCGCTTAACACACTCAACCATGATTACCCAATAA
- a CDS encoding nicotinate phosphoribosyltransferase, producing the protein MKHSKDFNVQNERNLTMLVDFYELTMGNGYLHNNVQDKIAYFDMFFRRIPDGGGYCIMAGVQQLIEYLSTLKFSNDDISYLKSKNIFSEKFLDYLRDFKFSCDVWAVPEGYPVFPGEPLVIVKGPVMQAQFVETMILLTINHQTLIATKASRICRAAKDRPVMEFGSRRAQGYDGAIYGARAAVIGGCVGTACTIADEMFGIPALGTMAHSWVQLFDNEYDAFKAWAETYPDNCVLLIDTYNVLLSGVPNSIKVFNEVLKPMGKRPKAIRIDSGDITYLTKKVRIMLDEAGYEDVKITISNSLDEFIIRGVLESGAQIDSFGVGERLITARSEPVFGGVYKLVAVENDGEIMPKIKISENEEKITNPAFKKLYRIFDKTTHKAIADLITLHNEEIDESKPLELFNPVYTWKKKKIKNFYIKELMVKIFENGQSIYESPSVMEIKAFSANEVSKLWSEVLRFENPHTYYVDLSSDLWNLKQGLLNYYSETFEE; encoded by the coding sequence ATGAAACACTCAAAAGATTTTAATGTGCAGAATGAAAGAAATCTAACAATGCTCGTAGACTTTTATGAATTGACTATGGGAAACGGTTATCTTCATAATAATGTTCAAGATAAAATTGCCTATTTTGATATGTTTTTTAGGCGTATACCTGACGGCGGCGGATATTGTATTATGGCCGGTGTACAACAATTAATTGAATACCTTTCAACCTTAAAATTCTCAAATGATGATATATCCTATCTGAAAAGTAAAAATATTTTTTCAGAAAAATTTTTAGATTATTTAAGGGATTTTAAATTTTCTTGTGATGTATGGGCTGTGCCTGAAGGGTATCCTGTTTTTCCTGGGGAACCCTTAGTTATAGTTAAAGGCCCTGTTATGCAGGCCCAATTTGTTGAAACAATGATACTCCTCACAATAAATCATCAAACCTTAATAGCTACTAAAGCAAGTAGAATATGTCGAGCTGCAAAGGATAGACCAGTTATGGAATTTGGTTCTAGACGTGCTCAAGGCTATGATGGTGCTATATATGGGGCTCGTGCCGCTGTTATTGGTGGTTGTGTTGGTACTGCCTGCACTATTGCTGACGAAATGTTTGGCATTCCAGCCCTTGGTACTATGGCCCATAGTTGGGTGCAGCTTTTTGATAATGAATACGATGCCTTTAAAGCTTGGGCTGAAACTTACCCTGATAACTGCGTACTGCTTATAGATACTTATAATGTACTACTCTCTGGTGTTCCAAATTCTATAAAGGTATTTAATGAGGTGCTTAAACCTATGGGTAAAAGACCTAAAGCAATTCGAATTGATAGCGGTGATATTACCTATCTAACCAAAAAAGTTAGAATAATGTTAGATGAGGCTGGATATGAGGATGTAAAAATCACCATTTCCAATTCCCTTGATGAATTTATTATAAGAGGTGTTTTGGAAAGCGGGGCACAAATTGATAGCTTTGGTGTAGGGGAAAGACTTATTACTGCAAGGTCAGAACCAGTATTTGGGGGTGTTTATAAACTTGTAGCTGTTGAAAATGATGGAGAAATAATGCCAAAAATTAAAATTAGTGAGAATGAAGAAAAAATCACTAATCCTGCGTTTAAAAAATTATATAGAATCTTCGACAAAACAACACACAAGGCCATTGCAGATTTGATTACCTTACACAATGAGGAAATTGATGAAAGTAAACCCCTTGAATTATTTAATCCTGTTTATACCTGGAAAAAGAAGAAAATTAAAAATTTCTATATAAAAGAGCTTATGGTTAAAATTTTTGAAAATGGACAGTCTATTTATGAATCTCCCTCTGTTATGGAAATAAAAGCATTTTCTGCTAACGAAGTGTCTAAATTATGGAGTGAAGTTTTAAGATTTGAAAATCCTCATACGTATTATGTGGATCTGTCCTCAGATTTATGGAATCTTAAGCAAGGTTTATTAAATTATTATTCAGAGACCTTTGAGGAGTAA
- a CDS encoding helix-turn-helix transcriptional regulator: MVLRNNLKEIRMRIYMMNVTDFAKMLGVKLSTYSQWESGINSPSLEKAFEISKILNKQIIEIWHEE; the protein is encoded by the coding sequence ATGGTTTTAAGGAATAATCTTAAAGAAATTAGAATGAGAATATATATGATGAATGTTACTGATTTTGCTAAAATGCTAGGAGTAAAGTTATCGACATATTCACAATGGGAATCAGGAATAAATTCACCTAGCTTAGAGAAAGCCTTTGAAATTTCAAAAATATTAAATAAGCAAATTATTGAGATATGGCATGAAGAATAG
- the ndk gene encoding nucleoside-diphosphate kinase, translating to MERTLVLIKPDGVKRGLIGKILNHYEEKSLEIVALKLISASKDDAKEHYREHEGREYFQGLINYVTEGKMCAMILMGEKAVDVVRKINGDKDPVKAELASIRGEFTLDKTHNLVHASDSPESAEREIAIWFPELTCKDSYKKTVDLFQKIDGPIINV from the coding sequence ATGGAAAGAACCTTGGTTTTAATTAAACCTGATGGAGTAAAACGAGGACTTATTGGTAAAATTCTTAATCATTATGAAGAGAAATCACTAGAGATTGTGGCGCTAAAATTGATTTCTGCCTCCAAGGACGATGCTAAAGAGCATTATAGAGAACATGAGGGAAGAGAATATTTTCAAGGATTGATAAATTATGTTACTGAAGGCAAAATGTGTGCAATGATTTTAATGGGTGAAAAAGCCGTTGATGTAGTAAGAAAAATCAATGGAGATAAGGATCCTGTAAAAGCAGAACTGGCAAGCATTAGAGGTGAATTTACACTAGATAAAACTCATAATTTAGTTCACGCCTCAGATAGCCCTGAGAGTGCAGAACGTGAAATTGCCATTTGGTTTCCTGAGCTTACCTGCAAAGATAGTTATAAGAAAACTGTGGATTTGTTCCAAAAAATTGATGGTCCAATAATAAATGTATAA
- a CDS encoding ATP-dependent helicase: MNNKVINNKINSNLSEQQRAAVFSDNRNLLITAGPGSGKTVVIVNRIVHLINEQNIDPKNIIVITFTRAAAINMKNRYIAMNGKERVPFFGTFHGLFYKILKNYYGQINIIDTLEVYKLIKNVLMSYLDEVSDEKVKEVINNISVFKTSGKVIENFDSSIDKGIFTAAYNIYEQYRKERNLFDFDDLQIGCRDLFIKNYAILTGYRALFKHILVDEFQDCDSMQVDILRLLNQDNSIFAVGDEDQCIYGFRGSNPECMVKFSEHFEGGGKLPLSTNYRCPKNIVEISMNIIKNNSMRNEKNITAFKEQDGGIEVLNNVNENSQAEEISNLIQGRHEIQDKNYRDNAILYRTNVECRSLVDVFIKKRIPFMLLDKEYDFFQHFICKDIIAYLKLSIDKSDKESFLRIINKPFRYVSKLNLDNLRRNKIKEDCFETVKEISGVPVFQMKMLDKLKKSIHILNKISLKSAIDNIVLDIGYHDYIREYCTKFKIDLGEMEDVIEEFRQSIDGYNSIIAFLAHVEQVKEEISKGKKRTDEDAVILSTIHGVKGMEFKNVYLINCNEENIPHVNSMDKNIEEERRLFYVGITRAIDNVWLCISKNVKGKVKETSRFVVECKIVGVSTDLPFQEGDILLHKSFGKGKVISITSKDLDLKFEGGITRKFDAAVLYNNSLISKV; encoded by the coding sequence ATGAATAATAAAGTGATTAACAATAAAATAAATTCAAATCTAAGTGAGCAGCAAAGAGCAGCAGTTTTTTCAGATAATAGAAATTTATTGATTACTGCAGGACCAGGTTCAGGAAAAACCGTAGTTATAGTTAATAGAATTGTTCATTTAATAAATGAACAAAACATTGACCCTAAAAATATTATTGTTATTACTTTTACTAGAGCCGCGGCTATTAATATGAAAAACAGATATATTGCTATGAATGGCAAAGAGAGGGTCCCGTTTTTTGGAACCTTTCATGGCTTGTTTTATAAGATTCTTAAAAATTATTATGGACAGATAAACATAATAGATACGCTAGAGGTGTATAAGCTAATAAAAAATGTACTGATGTCCTATTTAGATGAGGTAAGCGATGAAAAAGTAAAGGAAGTAATAAATAATATTTCTGTATTTAAAACGAGTGGAAAAGTAATAGAAAATTTTGATTCAAGTATTGATAAGGGAATATTTACAGCAGCTTATAATATTTACGAACAGTATAGAAAAGAAAGAAATTTGTTCGATTTTGATGATCTTCAAATAGGCTGTAGAGATTTGTTTATAAAAAATTATGCAATACTAACGGGTTACAGAGCTTTATTTAAGCATATACTAGTTGATGAATTTCAAGATTGTGATTCTATGCAAGTTGATATATTAAGACTATTAAATCAGGATAATTCTATTTTTGCAGTAGGGGATGAGGACCAGTGTATTTATGGGTTCAGAGGCTCTAATCCTGAGTGTATGGTCAAATTTTCAGAGCACTTTGAGGGGGGAGGCAAGCTGCCTCTTTCCACTAACTATAGATGTCCAAAGAATATAGTAGAAATATCCATGAATATTATAAAAAATAATAGCATGAGAAATGAAAAAAACATAACAGCATTTAAAGAGCAAGATGGCGGTATTGAAGTACTTAATAATGTCAATGAGAACTCTCAGGCAGAGGAAATCAGTAACCTTATTCAAGGTCGCCATGAAATACAGGATAAAAATTATAGGGATAACGCCATATTGTACAGAACAAACGTAGAGTGTAGAAGTTTAGTGGATGTTTTTATTAAAAAAAGAATACCTTTTATGCTTTTAGATAAGGAATATGACTTCTTTCAACATTTCATTTGTAAGGATATAATTGCATATTTAAAACTAAGTATTGATAAATCGGATAAAGAGAGCTTTCTTAGAATAATTAATAAGCCTTTTAGATATGTAAGTAAATTAAATTTAGATAATTTAAGAAGAAATAAAATTAAGGAAGACTGTTTTGAAACCGTTAAGGAAATTTCCGGTGTACCGGTGTTTCAAATGAAGATGCTAGATAAGTTAAAGAAGAGTATTCATATTTTAAATAAAATTTCTTTAAAAAGTGCTATAGACAATATAGTTTTAGATATAGGATATCACGATTATATTAGAGAGTATTGTACTAAGTTTAAAATTGATTTAGGAGAGATGGAGGATGTTATTGAAGAGTTTAGGCAATCAATAGATGGGTATAACTCTATAATAGCTTTTCTAGCCCATGTAGAGCAGGTTAAAGAAGAAATTAGTAAGGGAAAGAAACGCACAGATGAGGATGCTGTAATACTTAGTACAATTCATGGTGTGAAAGGAATGGAGTTTAAAAATGTATACCTCATTAATTGTAATGAGGAGAATATACCACATGTAAATAGCATGGATAAGAATATAGAAGAAGAAAGAAGACTATTTTATGTAGGAATTACAAGAGCCATAGATAATGTTTGGTTATGCATTTCCAAAAATGTAAAAGGAAAAGTCAAAGAAACCTCACGATTTGTTGTGGAATGCAAGATTGTAGGGGTATCTACAGATTTGCCTTTTCAAGAAGGGGATATTTTATTACATAAAAGTTTCGGCAAAGGAAAAGTGATTTCCATTACAAGTAAAGATTTAGATTTGAAGTTTGAGGGTGGAATTACAAGAAAATTTGATGCGGCGGTATTATATAATAACTCATTAATATCAAAGGTGTAA